cacactaaaaagtgtgtagaaataaatgttcacactttttagtgtgaactttcataattattttgtcacatttCATTTGTCCACGagttaccgtggacaaatgaggtgtgacaaaataagtttaaaatttcacactaaaaagtgtgaaattttatttatacacacttttttgtgtgaagaaattttcaaacacttttaattcaatatatatatctacacactaaaaaacgtgacaaaatttttaatttgttcacactcacctaaaagtgtgaactaatgcaatattgtttgtagtgtaCTCTTAATTAATCAGCCTAGCTAGCTAGTCCATacatgatatcatttttgaaCATATATGAAATAAAGTCGATTTAACAGATTCATAACCCAACtaattattgatattattattgaacCATCTTATACCCGATCGACCCACTCGATCTATTATTAGTCGATGGATTGGTTAGTGTAAATCCGGCCCATAACCAAAATGTTTGGGTCGGCTGTGGAGATATATAGCTGGTTACGTATATAGTTAAATTCTCACAATGAACTCTGCTCGtgaattttaaagttttaaggaTAAGAAATCAATAACCAGATATCTTTTTGTATTATGATATGACTTTTCAAAAACAACAATTCTATTTTAGATTTAATAGAAATCTGAGTTACACGAATTTTGTTTTGATCGAGTTAATAAAAAGAGTAATGTTTTAGATTTTAACAAAAATCTATAATCTATTCGCTAGAGAGTATTTTGTGTTCTTATATATTTTCTCAcgtatctttctttttttgaagAGAGCTCATTTAGTGGCGGACCCAGGATTCATAGGGACGGGtagcacaattttttttattgatgccTTATCTCGACGTAAAATAACGATACTGACTAAATTATTACGattttttttaggatttttgGCTATTTATAATGATTGTTAAGAGTTTTTGGCACTTTGATAGTTtccatttattatttaattgctCAAGTACGTCTTTATGAGTTATATTATTAGGataatcttttgaaagttttgaaatagTTACATAGACGGGTATCCCATATTTGTTTGACCCGTAGTACCAATAAATAATAcatcattttctcaaaaaaattaCACTACATGGATATAGCGGACCCGTAACCCGGGCTACCCCTATGTTCTATGTAGGTCCGCCCATGGAGCTCAAAAGTTAACGTTTACTCGTTACTCATGCCACCTCTGCGGCTCTGCATGCATTCATGGATGTAATATACATGGAGCTTGGCAACCTAAAAGTTAGATGGCATGATGGAGTGCGATCGATATGCCTGGTTAACCAGTCTGTCATGGAAATCTGGATATAGAcataaattgaaaaatcatgAACATGACTTTTACATTTGAATTGAAGAAAGAACATGACAACTTGAATTTGGCGTTTGAATTGAAGAATATTGTGTCTACTTTTCTATTCAAACATGTCATATATACtattcaatttatatatatatatatatatatatatatttaaaagtacACAGTGTTAGTTGGTAGTGGTTCGAATCCTAAAAGTGACATCCAAGCAGACAGTATGTTAGAAATTGGAACCCGAAGGCACCCATGAAGACCAAGAGTGTGATAATACGGCCTGCACGCGTCCGAGAGGTAAATGTCCGaaaccatgaaaaataaaattcgACCTTCGATCTCCGAACCAACATCTTCTTTTCTAGTTACTCGAAGATGGTCCAGGTGGCCACCTGATCTAAGAAGAGGTTGTTAGATACTATTCAAATAGTGAGAATTACTTTATAAGTTTCTTgcaaattactaaaaaaattaaGTCATTTGTTCACACATTATCATATAATCACAATTAAATGTGTGACAAATCAATAGTTAGTATGGATAAAAATGGTGTgacaaaattaaatatgaaagtctACAACTAAAATTGTGGATTAGTGTGGACAAATTTCtatacatttttaagtgtgaacttTTGTaatccattattattatttttacacatttaaaagtgtgaacttttagtttaatataattttacacaatgacaaaatgttataaattgttcatgttaattaaaaacgtgaatgaatgattttttttatagtgaAATCTTCATTTTCAAATTTGTCATGCCCTTAAAATGAATTTTTCATGTGATCAAACAATTTCATTGATTATTCCAAACTTTCACGTCTGGGATGTCATTCACTTTATGAGTGTACACTCTGTATCTTCAAACCCATTTCCAAATGTCATAACTATATTCTTAAGTTACGCTAAATTGATAACAAACACAAGTTAAAAAAACCCTTAATTTTACTAGATTTTGGTTGCCACATGATAGTTTGCTACTCTTTTACTTTGGTTCATCGAAACAACATGGATTTAGGCTTTTAGCATGCTTTCTTGGTTTCTTTAACTTAAAATGTTTTACTCGTATTTATTTTTGGCTTCTTAATCGTTTTGACTTTTTgaacttcatgttttttttttttaaaaaaaaaggtaatgatCAATCATCATAATttgttagcctaaaaatcctctaaTTGATAGGATGGTGATAGGTGAAAAATCAGGGGTGATATTAAGAAAGATAATTAGTTGATTCCATGTGTTAACAAATGGAtatattaagaggatttttagaagcatttattattttccaaaaaaaaaaaaaatgtcagtGGGAGTGTGAGATGGAAATATCCATAAAATGGGCCAGGGGACTATTTTGATGGGCTTTTGAATTAACCAAACCCAGTAGTTAaaactaagggggtgtttgatATAATGGAATGGAAAAGGtggaaagggaatgagaaagacttctcatgtttggttgcaaTGGAGAATGAGAAAGAGAATCGATAGAATCGAGAAGTGGGAATCGATTCCATTCCCTCAATTCTTTATAaaatgtagagaattgatgggaatgaaaattttttatttttattttttgtttagtgatgttatatatattaaatttaattattattcaaaaatttgtatttttttgtatatttattctctgtttgtaccaaacgacgaaattcattttctttccaaacattcattctctttccactatattcattctctattacattttcattttctttgattCACTTCTACCAAACGTCCCATAAAGGAACGTGTAGGTGAAAAAGGATGTAATCCACTCTCTGATATAATCTAACGGATGAGATGATTTATCCTATTGATCTGTTGGGCTTGGAAATTTGAAATAGACGGATGAGATCTAAATTAAAGTCAATGCAATCTAATGGTCCAAAATCCAAGTCAAACTTCCCACGCCTCGCAAACTAGAAATAGGGAATACCATATCTCACCAGGGACAAGGACAAGGACAAGGTATAAGGAGCTGGGAATTATATAATCTCTATACATAGGAGATGAAAATATAAAACTGTCAGGTATCTCAGTTTAGGTGTCAGAaattcatatattaattttttaaaccataaaaatcatggggcttagacatttattcattaaacaataaataataaaatattagtatgtgaagggttccacacctaagcttaggtgtttgacaaccttatatatatatatatatatataggggaaagataatttgagaccaactaaaaaaagtccaaaaaaggaccattgattttcgtaagttacacaccaccatcatgatctactatgatatacaagacttttttgtaaaaacactaagactttcaagcgacgggcccacagaaaaatcatgtgtaagttaacttacacacttacacatgtgtaagtaacttacacatgatttttctatggatccatcgccggaaagtcttagtgtttttacaaaaaagtcttgtatatcgtagtagatcatgatggtgtacaaaaatcaatagtcctagttggtcctaaaataagagatggtctcaaattatctcacccctatatatatatggaaaatgattaatcaacctaactcatatgcctaaaaatcaacctaaaaccttaagaatttgacatatgtattccactaattttctttcctaatcttgccccctgatttttccacatgtcatcatatTACTATTAagcatatctttaggcacaccaattaggttgatttatcattatcctatatatgtgtgtgtgtgtctcaTTAGAATATATGTCGAATGGGTTCATAAACATATACTAAATTACTTCGTACAATGGAATTGTggaaaataattttgtttagCGGGTTCAACTACATTGTTTTTAGACGTGTCTAATGCCATGAATACAAAATATAGTGTAAAAacactaaatatatatactcatatatatacttCAATGCACGAATGTGTTATATGTCTTAAAATGTCACATGCATACACATTTAGTGTTCTACAAGTTATCATTAATGGATACTTGACTTAAAGTCTTTCTGGTGAACGGTAGCTTTTGGAAGATTTCCATTAGCCGAAAAATGTGTCCTGCAACCAAAAGAGTCATCAAGCCGACCCAAACCAGAACGATTCCATTCACTATATTCTTGAACGTCTGTGACTCTGGTTTTGGTGTCACAACTGATATGGCAACCAAATAAGTGAGTGACATAGATGCAGTCGCTATCCACATTATAACCATTAGAATCCACAAGAACACGCGATGCCTCAAAAAGGGTAACCCGCTAATAAGCAACAGGATAATGCTAAGAGTTGCAACAAATCCCACCGTGTTGCAAACCAGAAACACATGGTAAAGATTTGGATGATTATATACCATGACAGCATATCCAGCCCGACGGGCTGGATCAGTGGACGACCCATCTTGCCAAACGCCACTAGGAGGATTAGTACCTGCTTGAAAGGCCATGGTTGCTATCAATGATGCCACGACCATCAGAGTATTTCGTTTCTTGTCCAACCAGTCATCGTCGTTCTTCaagtcttttttattattatattgtctTAAGTTTTCTAATACCAATTTGCTTCTGGATTTATGAGAAATTTGTCCAAACAAGCTTTCCTTTTTCGAGCCAACTGCTCCTGCTCGTGTTAGGGACTGTATGATTTGTTGATCTTTCATATCTCTTGGACCTAAAGCCAATATGTCTATCGCTTTTTCCCCATTTTCGTTTGATGCATTGACTTCTATTGTTGTATCAAGTAGCAAGAAGTTTATAGTCTAAAAAATGTACACGATTTAGAGTCAATTAGTCATTGAAAGTAGTATTAATCAATCTTGCAAAATGAGCAAATGTTTTTGTAATTAGTACCTCACCTCAATTTGTTTGTCAGCAACAGCTAGGTGAAGTATGGTATTACCATAAGCATCCTCAGTGTTTACAAACTTGTGATCACCCATAGTCTCGATTAACAACTTCAAAACCTCAAGTTGGTTATGCTTCACACACAAGTGCAAGATGGTGTCTTGCTGCACCATGGATCGAGCTGCATGAGTTTGAGCTTGCACCAGCACTTTCACCACTTCATATTGCCCCTTGGTGGCTGCAAGATGAATTGGGTTTCTCCCATCACGGTCACGTGCAAGGCATGTCTCAGGTTTAGCCTTTACCAACGCCTTAACTATTTCTACACGGCCTTTTGCAGAGGCTAAATGAAGAGGCAGACGTTTTTGTGAATCACAATCGGTAGCAAGATCAGGTTTTCGGGTTAGGATTTCCTTGACAAAAGCAATATGTCCAAGCATTGACGCAACGTGTAGAGGCATGTCGTCGTGATGGTTTAAGGTCACCTTGTCAAGAATGAGTGGATCTTCTTGAAGTAACATGAGCAAGACGGTTAAATTTCCTTCTAATGATGCATCGTAAAGAAGCCTTTCTCTTCTCTCCATGTCTTAGTTCACATAAAGTAGCTCGTACATAGATGTTTACCAtgtatcattttcctttatacATATTAACTGGATTAATAAATTAGTTGTGGAAGATTATACTAGTAATAGTTTTCTAGTCAATTTATGGGGATGGAAGATTCATTCCAACTGAAACTTCTTTGGAACAAGTCGCATATTGTTTGTTGAATAATTGGCACAATTCTTTACCAACTTACCAACTGCTTATGTAATTTACTCTTCATTAAGAATTTATATAttagaaatttgaaaaaaattggggttttttagaaagattttgaaaaaagaacatagatttttttaatttttttattttttgtaaaactAGTATACCCGATGTTCCTAACGCCTGTGAGTTCACACTTATACAAAACCAAACTAGAAACCGGAGTTCCCACCTCTTTTTCCAAGCTTCTTGGTTGAACACCTGTTTTTGCAATATCTTTCCATAAATTACACCTTATtgcaaacaaataaataac
The sequence above is drawn from the Erigeron canadensis isolate Cc75 chromosome 4, C_canadensis_v1, whole genome shotgun sequence genome and encodes:
- the LOC122597640 gene encoding ankyrin repeat-containing protein At2g01680-like — encoded protein: MERRERLLYDASLEGNLTVLLMLLQEDPLILDKVTLNHHDDMPLHVASMLGHIAFVKEILTRKPDLATDCDSQKRLPLHLASAKGRVEIVKALVKAKPETCLARDRDGRNPIHLAATKGQYEVVKVLVQAQTHAARSMVQQDTILHLCVKHNQLEVLKLLIETMGDHKFVNTEDAYGNTILHLAVADKQIETINFLLLDTTIEVNASNENGEKAIDILALGPRDMKDQQIIQSLTRAGAVGSKKESLFGQISHKSRSKLVLENLRQYNNKKDLKNDDDWLDKKRNTLMVVASLIATMAFQAGTNPPSGVWQDGSSTDPARRAGYAVMVYNHPNLYHVFLVCNTVGFVATLSIILLLISGLPFLRHRVFLWILMVIMWIATASMSLTYLVAISVVTPKPESQTFKNIVNGIVLVWVGLMTLLVAGHIFRLMEIFQKLPFTRKTLSQVSINDNL